In Oryza sativa Japonica Group chromosome 3, ASM3414082v1, one DNA window encodes the following:
- the LOC4333313 gene encoding uncharacterized protein, producing MGEFDDYWARAYRGDSGVPHSDPQRLVTTWTGAFALGAAACVHHHASALASNIKSLPHYWQDMTMMLDQKRWKKILEKKQQQA from the exons ATGGGCGAGTTCGACGACTACTGGGCGCGGGCGTACAGGGGCGACTCCGGGGTGCCGCACTCCGACCCGCAGCGGCTGGTCACCACCTGGACCGGCGCCTTcgccctcggcgccgccgcctgcgtccACCACCACGCCTCCGCCCTCGCCTCCAACATCAAGTCCCTCCCCCACTA CTGGCAAGACATGACAATGATGCTCGATCAAAAGCGCTGGAAGAAGATTCTTGAGAAGAAGCAACAGCAAGCTTAA